The following nucleotide sequence is from Gymnodinialimonas sp. 202GB13-11.
ACGTTTCGCGGTCCGTTCATCATTCGTCGCGAAGGCGACGCGGACGTGGCAATTGTCGAGGATGGCGTTGTTCTGTCCGTAAGCCTTCTCGATCTGGTTCAGGGATTGTGCGATCAGAAACGCCTTCAGACCATAGCCTGCCATGAACGCAAGTTGCGTCTCAAAAAAGTCGAGGCGGCCCAAGGCCGGGAATTCGTCGAGCATGATCAGGAGCCGGTGTTGCTGCCTGGTTGCTGCCAGCTGTTCGGTCAGTCGTCGGCCGATCTGGTTCAGGATCAGCCGGACCAGTGGTTTGGTGCGCGAGATATCGGAGGGCGGCACCACGATGTAGAGCGTCACCGGCCGCTCACTGGTGACCAGATCGGCAATCCGCCAATCGCAGCGCGACGTCACGGTTGCAACCACAGGGTCACGGTAGAGGCCGAGGAAGGACATCGCGGTTGAGAGAACACCCGAACACTCGTTCGGGGACTTGTTCAAAAGCTCGCGGGCTGCCTGGGCCACGACCGGATGCGACCGGTCTCCCAGATGCGGCGTATTAAGCATTGCGTTGAGCGTCGCCTTGATGCCGCGGGTTGGATCGGAGAGGAAGGTGGCAACCCCGGCCAGTGTCTTGTCTTCGCCGGCATAGAGGACATGCAGGATTGCGCCGACCAGTAGGGAGTGGCTGGTCTTCTCCCAATGACTGCGACGGTCGAGGTGCCCATCGGGATCGACGAGGATGTCGGCGATGTTCTGCACATCCCGCACCTCCCGGACGCCGCGTCGGACCTCGAGGAGGGGATTGTAGGCGGCACTGGCCTCGTTTGTCGGATCGAAACGTAGCACGGGTCCGATTCGTGCGCGCCATCCAGCGGTCAGCTGCCAGTTCTCACCCTTGATGTCGTGGACGATGGCAGACCCGGACCAGGTCAGCAGGCTGGGGATGACAAGGCCCACGCCCTTGCCGGACCGGGTCGGTGCGAAACACAGCACATGCTCGGGGCCGTCATGGCGGAGGTAGCGCCGGTCAAGCCTTCCGAGGACCACCCCATCCTCACCGAGCAGCCCGGCTGCAGCGGCATCCGCAGCAGTCGCCCATTTGGCCGAGCCGTAGGTGCTGACATCGCTCGCTTCGCGGGCGCGCAGCACCGACAGGAGGATAGCGACCAGGATCGCTGCGATCCCACCGGCGCCCGCAATCGCCGCGCCTTCGATGAAGACGCGGGGTGTGTAGGCGTCGTACCAATACCACCAGAGGAAGAAGTCCCACGGTCGGTAGATGGGCCAGCCAAAGAGATCGGTCAGGGGCGGACCGAGTGCCGCTTGATGTCCGAGGCGGAAGGCAACCCATTGCGTGGAGGCCCAAAGAAATGCGAGGACAACGAGGCTGACAATCACGACTTGTCCCCAGAGGATGGCGGTGGCAGGCGAAGTATCAGTGCGGCGCATGGGCGTTCCTTTCAATCAACGGCTGAGGCCTCGATTGCGACCGAGGGTCCAGTCGATGCCACCACCAGAGCAGACCATTCCAGAAACGGAGCGCCCGAGTTGCCGGTCCAGTTGCGGTGTCCAAGGCACGAGGGAGAACCCAAGTCCGTCATCG
It contains:
- a CDS encoding conjugal transfer protein TraG; its protein translation is MRRTDTSPATAILWGQVVIVSLVVLAFLWASTQWVAFRLGHQAALGPPLTDLFGWPIYRPWDFFLWWYWYDAYTPRVFIEGAAIAGAGGIAAILVAILLSVLRAREASDVSTYGSAKWATAADAAAAGLLGEDGVVLGRLDRRYLRHDGPEHVLCFAPTRSGKGVGLVIPSLLTWSGSAIVHDIKGENWQLTAGWRARIGPVLRFDPTNEASAAYNPLLEVRRGVREVRDVQNIADILVDPDGHLDRRSHWEKTSHSLLVGAILHVLYAGEDKTLAGVATFLSDPTRGIKATLNAMLNTPHLGDRSHPVVAQAARELLNKSPNECSGVLSTAMSFLGLYRDPVVATVTSRCDWRIADLVTSERPVTLYIVVPPSDISRTKPLVRLILNQIGRRLTEQLAATRQQHRLLIMLDEFPALGRLDFFETQLAFMAGYGLKAFLIAQSLNQIEKAYGQNNAILDNCHVRVAFATNDERTAKRLSDALGTTTELRAMKNYAGHRLSPWLGHLMVSRQETARALLTPGEIMQLPSDDEIVLVSGAPPVRARKVRYFADAQLKTRVIAPPIDIARSPLKSPMDEWSGMAPIASPEKDSDAASAEDEEGGIGRAHELSGKEKNAPVRPAHETEFEGLDDDTQDKTASAQTVLERDRSVARMAAMDPSDDLGMSD